A region of Candidatus Obscuribacter sp. DNA encodes the following proteins:
- a CDS encoding HNH endonuclease: protein MSKVLVLNASYEPLNICTWRRAVVLLMKGKAEQIEHNGKFIYTDTPLPTVIRLRSYVKIPYKEISLSRRNILHRDNYICQYCGDKRHDLTIDHIIPRSRGGLDAWDNVAAACLKCNVKKGDRTPKEAGMPLHTTPRRPMSHVVFEISKHSVSGNYNWKKYVIGA, encoded by the coding sequence ATGTCTAAAGTATTGGTACTCAACGCTTCATACGAGCCTCTCAATATTTGCACCTGGCGTCGCGCTGTTGTCCTTCTGATGAAGGGCAAAGCTGAGCAAATAGAGCACAACGGTAAGTTTATCTACACAGATACGCCGCTACCTACGGTCATCCGTTTGCGCTCTTATGTCAAGATTCCATACAAAGAGATTAGTCTCTCACGGCGCAATATCCTGCACCGTGACAATTACATCTGCCAGTATTGCGGCGATAAGAGACATGATTTGACTATCGATCACATTATTCCGCGTTCGCGCGGAGGGCTCGATGCCTGGGATAATGTGGCAGCAGCTTGCCTCAAATGTAATGTCAAAAAAGGCGACAGGACACCCAAAGAGGCTGGTATGCCGCTTCATACAACTCCTCGCAGGCCCATGTCCCATGTTGTATTTGAGATTTCCAAGCATAGTGTTTCCGGCAATTACAACTGGAAAAAATATGTCATTGGTGCCTGA
- the rpsB gene encoding 30S ribosomal protein S2 codes for MPVATMRQLLEAGVHFGHQTRRWNPKMRPYIYGERNGIYIIDLEQTTRALDKACEYVRKAASEKKNIIFVGTKKQASEIVEEEAKRCGAFYVNRRWLGGMLTNFETIRLRINRLKELEEMRDSGDLYRRGKKEQSMINREMDKLEKTLGGIKMMRGKPDMLFIIDQKRELIAVSEAKKIGISTVGIIDTNCDPDGIDYVIPGNDDSIRSIKLITGKIADSILEGKQGQVHAQPESKAEWKEPEPQMASVGAAAPAAVSPAEIADAPDASGDSEA; via the coding sequence TTGCCAGTAGCAACAATGAGACAGCTTTTGGAAGCAGGCGTCCACTTCGGACACCAGACACGTCGCTGGAATCCCAAGATGAGACCTTACATCTATGGTGAAAGAAACGGCATTTACATTATCGACCTCGAGCAAACCACTCGCGCTCTCGATAAAGCCTGTGAATACGTCCGCAAAGCCGCTTCCGAAAAGAAAAACATTATTTTCGTAGGCACAAAGAAGCAAGCTAGCGAAATCGTCGAAGAAGAAGCGAAGCGCTGTGGCGCTTTTTATGTCAACCGCCGTTGGCTGGGTGGCATGCTCACAAACTTTGAGACCATCCGCTTGCGTATCAACCGCCTCAAAGAACTCGAAGAGATGAGAGACAGTGGCGATCTTTATCGTCGCGGTAAAAAAGAACAGTCCATGATCAACCGTGAAATGGACAAGCTCGAAAAGACCCTGGGCGGCATCAAAATGATGCGCGGCAAACCAGACATGCTCTTCATCATCGATCAAAAGCGTGAACTTATCGCCGTATCCGAAGCCAAAAAAATCGGCATCTCCACAGTCGGTATCATCGATACCAACTGCGATCCCGATGGCATCGACTATGTCATCCCCGGCAACGACGACTCAATCCGTTCAATCAAGCTGATTACCGGCAAGATTGCTGATTCCATCTTGGAAGGCAAACAAGGCCAGGTACATGCTCAACCAGAGAGCAAAGCCGAATGGAAAGAGCCAGAGCCTCAGATGGCTTCAGTTGGCGCTGCTGCCCCAGCCGCAGTATCTCCAGCTGAAATCGCCGATGCTCCTGACGCCAGTGGCGACAGCGAAGCCTAA